A genomic region of Pseudomonas sp. RSB 5.4 contains the following coding sequences:
- the mraZ gene encoding division/cell wall cluster transcriptional repressor MraZ translates to MFRGANAISLDAKGRLAMPSRYRDELVSRSSGQLIVTIDAVDPCLCVYPLDEWEIIETKLRALPSLREENRRLQRLLIGNAVDLELDGSGRFLVPPRLREYAKLDKKAMLVGQLNKFQLWDEDAWNAVSAADLAAIQQPGAMPDELRDLIL, encoded by the coding sequence GTGTTTCGCGGAGCTAACGCTATCAGTCTCGATGCAAAGGGCCGTCTCGCCATGCCGAGCCGGTACCGTGACGAGCTCGTTTCGCGTAGTTCCGGTCAATTGATCGTGACCATTGATGCCGTTGATCCGTGCCTGTGTGTCTACCCGCTCGACGAGTGGGAAATTATTGAAACCAAGTTGCGCGCACTCCCTTCGCTTCGCGAAGAGAACCGTCGCCTGCAGCGTTTATTGATTGGTAATGCCGTCGACCTCGAACTCGATGGCAGTGGTCGTTTTCTGGTTCCACCGCGTCTGCGCGAATACGCAAAGCTTGATAAGAAAGCGATGCTGGTGGGCCAACTGAACAAGTTCCAATTGTGGGACGAGGATGCATGGAACGCGGTGTCTGCCGCTGACCTTGCTGCTATTCAACAACCGGGCGCCATGCCTGACGAACTGCGTGATTTGATCCTGTGA
- the petA gene encoding ubiquinol-cytochrome c reductase iron-sulfur subunit — protein sequence MSNDGVNAGRRRFLVAATSVVGAAGAVGAAVPFVGSWFPSAKAKAAGAPVKVNVSKIEPGQQMIAEWRGQPVFIVRRTAEILGNLKKIEGQLSDPTSKNSTQPTYVDPEVRSIKPEILLLIGICTHLGCSPTFRPEVAPADLGKDWVGGYFCPCHGSHYDLAGRVYKSQPAPLNLPVPPHSYETDDLIVIGVDTEKA from the coding sequence ATGAGCAATGACGGCGTGAATGCAGGCCGGCGTCGCTTCTTGGTAGCAGCCACATCCGTGGTGGGTGCTGCAGGAGCGGTGGGGGCTGCGGTCCCGTTCGTGGGGTCATGGTTTCCCAGTGCCAAGGCGAAAGCCGCCGGTGCACCGGTGAAAGTGAATGTCAGCAAGATCGAGCCAGGACAGCAGATGATTGCCGAGTGGCGCGGCCAGCCGGTGTTCATTGTCCGCCGTACTGCGGAAATCCTGGGGAATCTCAAGAAGATCGAGGGCCAGCTCTCCGATCCGACTTCCAAAAACTCCACGCAACCTACCTATGTCGACCCTGAAGTGCGTTCGATCAAGCCGGAAATTCTGCTGCTGATCGGTATCTGCACTCACCTGGGTTGCTCGCCAACCTTCCGTCCCGAAGTGGCACCTGCGGATCTGGGTAAAGACTGGGTCGGTGGCTATTTCTGCCCTTGCCACGGTTCCCACTACGATCTGGCTGGCCGCGTCTACAAGTCGCAACCCGCGCCTTTGAACCTGCCAGTTCCCCCGCATTCCTATGAGACCGATGACCTGATTGTCATTGGCGTCGATACGGAGAAAGCGTGA
- a CDS encoding cytochrome bc complex cytochrome b subunit, giving the protein MSKFMDWVDARFPATKMWEDHLSKYYAPKNFNFFYFFGSLALLVLVNQIVTGVWLTMSYTPSAEEAFASVEYIMRDVEYGSILRLLHSTGASAFFIVVYLHMFRGLLYGSYQKPRELVWVFGMLIYLALMAEAFMGYLLPWGQMSYWGAQVIISLFGAIPVIGNDLTQWIRGDYLISGITLNRFFALHVVALPIVILGLVVLHILALHEVGSNNPDGVDIKKHKDENGIPLDGIAFHPYYTVKDIVGVVVFLFIFCFIVFFFPEMGGYFLEKPNFEQANPFKTPEHIAPVWYFTPFYAILRAIPDKLMGVIAMGASIALLFVLPWLDRSPVKSMRYKGWMSKVWLLVFCVAFVILGILGVLAPTPERTLISQVCTFLYFAYFILMPFYTRLEKTKPVPERVTG; this is encoded by the coding sequence ATGAGCAAGTTCATGGATTGGGTTGATGCGCGCTTCCCTGCGACCAAAATGTGGGAAGACCATCTCAGCAAGTATTACGCGCCAAAAAACTTCAACTTCTTCTATTTCTTCGGCTCGCTGGCGCTGCTGGTGCTGGTCAACCAGATCGTCACCGGTGTCTGGCTGACGATGAGCTATACGCCGTCGGCAGAAGAGGCGTTCGCTTCCGTCGAATACATCATGCGCGACGTGGAGTACGGCTCGATCCTGCGTCTGCTGCACTCCACCGGCGCTTCGGCGTTCTTCATCGTGGTCTATCTGCACATGTTCCGTGGCCTGCTCTACGGTTCGTACCAGAAGCCCCGCGAGTTGGTGTGGGTATTCGGCATGCTGATCTACCTGGCGCTGATGGCTGAAGCCTTCATGGGTTATCTGCTGCCGTGGGGCCAGATGTCCTACTGGGGTGCCCAGGTGATCATCTCGCTGTTCGGTGCGATTCCGGTCATCGGCAACGACCTGACCCAGTGGATTCGTGGTGACTACCTGATTTCCGGGATCACCCTGAACCGCTTCTTCGCCCTGCACGTCGTGGCCCTGCCGATCGTGATTCTCGGTCTGGTGGTGTTGCACATTCTGGCGCTGCACGAAGTCGGCTCGAACAACCCTGATGGCGTCGACATCAAGAAGCACAAAGACGAAAACGGCATCCCGCTGGACGGCATTGCCTTCCACCCTTACTACACCGTGAAAGACATTGTCGGCGTGGTGGTGTTCCTGTTCATCTTCTGCTTTATCGTGTTCTTCTTCCCGGAAATGGGCGGCTACTTCCTCGAAAAACCAAACTTCGAGCAAGCCAACCCGTTCAAGACACCTGAGCACATTGCGCCGGTCTGGTACTTCACGCCGTTCTACGCGATCTTGCGGGCGATCCCGGACAAGCTCATGGGCGTTATCGCCATGGGGGCGTCGATTGCCTTGCTGTTCGTGCTGCCGTGGCTTGACCGCAGTCCGGTGAAATCGATGCGCTACAAGGGCTGGATGAGCAAAGTCTGGCTGTTGGTGTTCTGCGTCGCGTTCGTGATCCTCGGCATTCTCGGTGTTCTGGCTCCGACGCCTGAGCGCACGCTGATCTCGCAGGTCTGCACCTTTCTGTACTTCGCTTACTTCATTCTGATGCCTTTCTACACCAGGCTCGAGAAGACCAAACCGGTTCCGGAAAGGGTGACTGGCTGA
- a CDS encoding YraN family protein, giving the protein MPDSSHLQSGKDAERQALEHLQHHGLRLLAQNWSCKRGELDLVMLDGDTVVFVEVRYRKNTQWGGALASIDERKRQKLIFAAQYFLQRESRWADSPCRFDVVAIDRHPDQLNWLQNAFDG; this is encoded by the coding sequence ATGCCCGACAGCTCGCACCTGCAAAGCGGTAAAGATGCCGAGCGCCAAGCGCTCGAGCATCTGCAACACCACGGTCTGCGCCTGCTGGCGCAGAACTGGTCATGCAAACGGGGCGAGCTTGATCTGGTCATGCTTGATGGCGATACAGTAGTATTCGTCGAAGTCCGCTACAGAAAAAACACTCAATGGGGTGGCGCGCTCGCTAGCATCGATGAGCGCAAACGGCAAAAACTGATTTTCGCCGCACAGTATTTTCTTCAGCGCGAGTCACGCTGGGCCGATTCCCCTTGCCGCTTCGACGTGGTGGCCATCGACAGGCACCCGGATCAATTGAACTGGTTGCAGAATGCGTTCGATGGTTGA
- a CDS encoding penicillin-binding protein activator encodes MIACLRLFTALCLAALLAACASSPSSSLGELPRTPDASIEQLLEQATQAKTPEKAALLRLSAADLAYRQGNAGQSAQILQQVPMEQLKPGQQIFASTLSAELAMTRNQPKAALTALSHPSLQHLSEMPEDQQVRTGTVHARALEADGQTLAAARERIFIAPMLKGEAASKNHEAIWTLIASLPTDQLQPNTSDDLGGWMGLALAVKTAGTLEQQQAAIDTWRAQNPKHPAAINLPLPLTKLKELASQPLSKIALLLPQDGPLASVGKALREGFMAAHYQAQQAGQKPPAIEFYDSSKLTSMDEFYRKAQADGVQLVVGPLEKPLVKQLSTRPQLPITTLALNYSEGDQGPAQLFQFGLAAEDEAREVSRRARADGLHRAAIMVPKGEWGDRVLRAFSQDWQANGGSIVATERVDQPVQLAQQIADMFQLRQSEARAKSLQNAAGTNVAAQPSRRQDIEFIFLAATPQQAQQIKPTLNFQYAGDVPVYATSHVYSASGDVNQYNDMNGVRFCETPWLLEANDPLRQQVTAQWPQAAGSLGRLYAMGVDAYRLAPRLGQLKALPDSRIEGQSGSLGMTQTQRVVRQLPWAQFVNGQVQRLPDTPR; translated from the coding sequence ATGATCGCTTGCCTGCGGCTGTTCACTGCCCTCTGCCTCGCTGCCTTGCTGGCGGCCTGCGCCAGCTCCCCTTCCTCCAGCCTTGGCGAACTTCCACGGACTCCGGATGCCAGCATCGAGCAACTGCTCGAACAGGCTACCCAGGCCAAGACACCGGAAAAAGCCGCCCTGTTGCGCTTGAGCGCGGCAGATCTGGCTTACCGCCAGGGTAATGCCGGCCAGTCCGCGCAGATCCTGCAACAAGTGCCGATGGAGCAACTCAAGCCAGGCCAGCAGATCTTCGCCAGCACCCTGTCCGCTGAACTGGCGATGACTCGCAATCAGCCGAAAGCCGCGCTGACTGCCCTGAGCCATCCGAGCCTGCAGCATCTGAGCGAAATGCCGGAAGACCAGCAAGTGCGCACCGGCACCGTGCATGCCCGCGCGCTGGAAGCCGATGGCCAGACCCTGGCGGCCGCTCGCGAGCGCATCTTCATCGCGCCAATGCTCAAAGGCGAAGCCGCGAGCAAGAACCACGAAGCGATCTGGACCCTGATCGCTTCGCTGCCAACCGATCAACTGCAACCCAATACCTCCGACGATCTCGGTGGCTGGATGGGCCTGGCCTTGGCAGTGAAAACCGCCGGCACCCTGGAACAGCAGCAAGCCGCGATCGATACCTGGCGCGCACAAAACCCGAAACACCCGGCTGCTATCAACCTGCCGCTGCCCCTGACCAAACTCAAGGAGCTGGCCAGCCAGCCCCTGAGCAAAATCGCCCTGCTGCTGCCGCAAGACGGCCCACTGGCCTCGGTCGGCAAGGCCCTGCGTGAAGGCTTCATGGCGGCGCACTATCAAGCGCAACAGGCCGGCCAGAAGCCGCCCGCCATCGAGTTCTACGACAGCTCCAAGCTGACCTCGATGGACGAGTTCTACCGCAAGGCCCAGGCTGATGGCGTACAACTGGTGGTCGGTCCGCTGGAGAAACCACTGGTCAAACAACTGAGCACTCGTCCGCAACTGCCGATCACCACCCTCGCATTGAACTACAGCGAAGGTGATCAAGGTCCGGCGCAACTGTTCCAGTTCGGCCTGGCGGCTGAAGACGAAGCCCGCGAAGTTTCGCGTCGCGCCCGCGCCGACGGTCTGCACCGCGCGGCGATCATGGTGCCGAAAGGCGAATGGGGCGACCGCGTACTGCGTGCGTTCAGCCAGGACTGGCAAGCCAACGGCGGCAGCATCGTCGCCACCGAACGTGTCGATCAGCCAGTGCAACTGGCCCAGCAGATCGCCGACATGTTCCAGTTGCGTCAAAGTGAGGCCCGCGCCAAGAGCCTGCAGAATGCTGCCGGCACCAACGTAGCCGCACAGCCTTCGCGTCGTCAGGACATCGAGTTCATCTTCCTCGCCGCCACCCCGCAACAGGCGCAGCAGATCAAGCCGACCCTGAATTTCCAGTACGCGGGTGACGTTCCGGTATACGCGACCTCCCACGTCTACAGCGCCAGCGGCGATGTGAACCAGTACAACGACATGAACGGCGTGCGCTTCTGCGAAACCCCATGGTTGCTGGAAGCCAACGACCCACTGCGCCAGCAAGTCACCGCACAGTGGCCACAAGCCGCCGGCAGTCTTGGCCGCCTGTACGCGATGGGCGTCGATGCCTACCGTCTGGCACCCCGCCTGGGTCAATTGAAAGCTCTGCCGGACAGCCGCATCGAAGGTCAGTCGGGCAGCCTGGGCATGACCCAGACCCAACGTGTAGTGCGGCAGTTGCCATGGGCGCAGTTCGTCAACGGTCAGGTTCAACGCCTGCCGGACACCCCGCGCTGA
- a CDS encoding glutathione S-transferase N-terminal domain-containing protein, producing the protein MGVTNRLACYSDPADHYSHRVRIVLAEKGVSAEIIYVEAGRQPPKLIEVNPYGSLPTLVDRDLALWESTVVMEYLDERYPHPPLMPVYPVARANSRLLIHRIQRDWCGLVDLILDPKTKEAARVVARKELRESLTGVSPLFADKPFFLSEEQSLVDCCLLPILWRLPILGIELPRPAKPLLDYMERQFAREAFQASLSGVERDMR; encoded by the coding sequence ATGGGCGTGACCAATCGGTTGGCCTGTTACTCCGACCCCGCCGACCACTATTCCCACCGAGTGCGCATCGTGCTTGCAGAGAAGGGTGTCAGCGCCGAAATCATTTACGTGGAAGCTGGTCGCCAGCCGCCTAAACTGATTGAGGTGAACCCTTACGGCAGTCTCCCGACGCTGGTCGATCGCGACCTGGCGTTGTGGGAGTCGACCGTGGTGATGGAATATCTGGATGAGCGTTACCCGCATCCGCCACTGATGCCGGTTTATCCGGTGGCGCGTGCCAACAGCCGTCTGCTGATTCACCGTATTCAGCGTGACTGGTGTGGTCTTGTGGATCTGATTCTTGATCCGAAAACCAAGGAGGCCGCGCGTGTCGTGGCGCGCAAGGAATTGCGTGAAAGCCTGACGGGCGTGTCGCCTCTGTTTGCCGACAAGCCGTTTTTCCTCAGTGAGGAACAAAGTCTGGTGGATTGCTGCCTATTGCCAATACTCTGGCGTTTGCCGATTCTGGGTATTGAACTGCCGCGGCCGGCCAAGCCGCTGCTTGATTATATGGAGCGCCAGTTTGCGCGTGAGGCTTTCCAGGCGAGTCTGTCTGGCGTCGAACGCGATATGCGCTAA
- a CDS encoding BON domain-containing protein yields MTPNRLGLLAVTLCLAISGCTSVVSASREAPIDDDRGTRTIGSKIDDSLIETKVGVNVDKADPDLDKKSHIVVTSFNGVVLLAGQTPRADLKAKAEQAAAAVQRVKTVHNELQVMEPSGFLARQNDTWLTSKIKTQMLTDPNIPGSRIKVVTENGIVYLLGLLTKQEAQQATNLVQSVSGVQKIVKLFEYID; encoded by the coding sequence ATGACCCCTAATCGCCTTGGCCTGCTGGCCGTGACCCTGTGCCTGGCCATCAGCGGCTGCACCTCGGTGGTGAGCGCCAGTCGAGAAGCGCCAATTGATGATGACCGCGGTACCCGCACCATCGGCAGCAAGATCGATGACTCGCTGATCGAAACCAAAGTCGGCGTTAACGTGGACAAAGCCGACCCGGATCTGGACAAGAAATCGCACATCGTTGTGACCAGCTTCAACGGCGTCGTCTTGCTGGCCGGGCAAACACCTCGCGCGGACTTGAAAGCCAAGGCCGAACAGGCTGCCGCCGCAGTGCAACGTGTGAAGACCGTGCACAACGAGCTGCAAGTCATGGAGCCTTCCGGTTTCCTGGCTCGCCAGAACGACACCTGGCTGACCTCCAAGATCAAGACCCAGATGCTCACCGACCCGAATATCCCAGGTTCACGCATCAAGGTCGTTACCGAGAACGGCATCGTCTACCTGCTGGGCCTGCTGACCAAGCAGGAAGCCCAACAGGCGACCAATCTGGTGCAAAGCGTTTCCGGCGTGCAGAAAATCGTCAAGCTGTTCGAATACATCGACTGA
- the rplM gene encoding 50S ribosomal protein L13 — protein MKTFTAKPETVKRDWFVVDAAGQTLGRLATEIASRLRGKHKPEYTPHVDTGDYIVVINAEQIRVTGAKTTDKMYYSHSGFPGGIKSINFEKLIAKAPERVIETAVKGMLPKNPLGRDMYRKLKVYAGAAHPHTAQQPQELKI, from the coding sequence ATGAAAACTTTTACTGCTAAACCGGAAACAGTAAAGCGCGACTGGTTTGTCGTCGACGCTGCTGGTCAGACCCTGGGTCGTCTGGCCACCGAAATCGCGAGCCGTCTGCGTGGCAAGCACAAGCCTGAATACACTCCTCACGTTGACACTGGCGACTACATCGTCGTAATCAACGCCGAGCAGATCCGTGTTACCGGCGCTAAAACCACTGACAAAATGTACTACTCCCACTCCGGTTTCCCGGGCGGCATCAAGTCGATCAACTTTGAAAAGCTGATCGCCAAAGCCCCTGAGCGCGTGATCGAGACCGCGGTTAAAGGCATGCTGCCTAAAAACCCACTGGGTCGCGACATGTACCGTAAGCTGAAAGTCTATGCGGGCGCTGCACACCCTCATACTGCTCAGCAGCCCCAAGAACTGAAGATTTAA
- the rpsI gene encoding 30S ribosomal protein S9, with amino-acid sequence MSATQNYGTGRRKTATARVFLRPGTGNISINNRSLDNFFGRETARMVVRQPLELTETVEKFDIYVTVIGGGVSGQAGAIRHGITRALMDYDETLRSALRKAGFVTRDAREVERKKVGLRKARKRPQYSKR; translated from the coding sequence ATGTCGGCGACTCAAAATTACGGCACTGGCCGTCGCAAGACCGCAACCGCACGCGTTTTCCTGCGTCCGGGTACTGGTAACATCTCCATCAACAACCGTTCGCTGGATAACTTCTTCGGCCGCGAAACTGCCCGCATGGTAGTTCGTCAGCCGCTGGAGCTGACCGAGACTGTCGAGAAATTCGACATCTACGTCACCGTGATCGGCGGTGGTGTAAGTGGTCAGGCTGGCGCAATCCGCCACGGCATCACTCGCGCTCTGATGGACTACGACGAAACCCTGCGTAGCGCTCTGCGCAAAGCTGGCTTCGTTACTCGCGACGCCCGTGAAGTTGAACGTAAGAAAGTTGGTCTGCGTAAAGCGCGTAAGCGTCCGCAGTACTCGAAGCGTTAA
- a CDS encoding ClpXP protease specificity-enhancing factor, producing MNSSRPYLVRALYEWIVDNDCTPHMLVNSEYPAVQVPQGFASDGQIVLNISPSAVRHLHMDNDVVTFEGRFGGVPHSLYVPISAILGIYARENGQGMVFDLESPMDDEDDIEPDDDLPPPDSEPPRPSGRPSLKVVK from the coding sequence ATGAACTCCAGTCGACCTTATCTGGTCCGCGCGCTCTACGAGTGGATTGTGGATAACGATTGCACCCCGCACATGCTGGTCAATTCCGAATACCCGGCGGTGCAGGTGCCGCAGGGTTTCGCCAGTGACGGCCAGATCGTCCTGAACATTTCGCCCAGCGCCGTGCGTCACTTACACATGGACAACGACGTGGTGACCTTCGAGGGTCGCTTCGGTGGCGTTCCGCACAGTCTGTATGTGCCGATCAGCGCGATTCTGGGCATCTATGCCCGGGAGAACGGGCAGGGCATGGTCTTCGATCTCGAGTCGCCGATGGATGACGAAGACGATATCGAACCCGATGACGACTTGCCGCCACCGGACAGCGAGCCGCCGCGCCCAAGCGGTCGGCCAAGCCTGAAAGTGGTGAAGTAA
- a CDS encoding NADP(H)-dependent aldo-keto reductase translates to MDYRQLGRTDLNVSAICLGTMTWGEQNTEAEAFAQIERAKEAGINFIDTAEMYPVPPKADTYATTERYIGNYFKTRGDRADWILASKIAGPGNTIDYIRDKNLRHNRHHITAAVDASLERLQTDYIDLYQLHWPERSTNFFGQLGYKHKIEANLTPLEDTLEALDEQVKAGKIRHIGLSNETPWGTMRFLALAEARGWPRAVSIQNPYNLLNRSFEIGLAEIAIREQCGLLAYSPLAFGFLSGKYEGGARPPKGRLSLYSRFSRYFNPQSEAACSRYVALAREHGLDPAQMALAFVTQQPFVTSNIIGATTLEQLDSNIASFDLKLSDEVLAGIEAIHKDHPNPAP, encoded by the coding sequence ATGGACTATCGCCAGCTAGGCCGGACCGACCTGAACGTGAGTGCAATCTGCCTCGGCACCATGACCTGGGGCGAGCAAAACACTGAAGCTGAAGCCTTCGCCCAGATCGAACGGGCCAAGGAAGCCGGGATCAATTTCATCGACACCGCCGAGATGTACCCGGTGCCGCCGAAAGCCGATACCTACGCCACCACCGAACGCTACATCGGCAATTACTTCAAAACTCGCGGCGACCGCGCCGACTGGATCCTCGCCAGCAAGATCGCCGGCCCCGGTAACACCATCGACTACATCCGCGACAAGAACCTGCGCCACAATCGCCATCACATTACCGCTGCGGTGGATGCCAGCCTTGAGCGCCTGCAGACCGATTACATCGACCTCTACCAACTGCACTGGCCGGAGCGCAGCACCAATTTTTTCGGCCAGTTGGGTTACAAGCACAAGATCGAAGCCAACCTGACGCCGCTCGAAGACACCCTCGAAGCCCTCGACGAACAAGTGAAGGCCGGCAAGATCCGTCACATCGGCCTCTCCAACGAGACGCCGTGGGGCACCATGCGTTTCCTCGCCCTGGCCGAAGCCCGTGGCTGGCCGCGCGCGGTGTCGATCCAGAACCCGTACAACCTGCTCAACCGCAGCTTCGAAATCGGCCTGGCGGAAATCGCCATTCGCGAACAGTGCGGCCTGCTCGCGTACTCGCCGCTGGCGTTCGGCTTCCTGTCCGGCAAGTACGAAGGTGGCGCTCGCCCGCCGAAAGGCCGTCTGAGCCTCTACAGCCGCTTCAGCCGCTATTTCAACCCGCAATCGGAGGCTGCTTGCAGCCGCTATGTGGCACTGGCCCGGGAACACGGTCTGGATCCGGCGCAGATGGCGCTGGCATTCGTCACCCAGCAACCGTTCGTCACCAGCAACATCATTGGTGCGACCACGCTGGAGCAACTGGACAGCAACATTGCCAGTTTTGATCTGAAACTTTCCGATGAAGTGCTGGCCGGGATTGAGGCGATTCACAAGGATCATCCGAATCCGGCGCCTTGA
- a CDS encoding cytochrome c1, with the protein MKKLFFALIFAALPVLSFAAEHGPDLEKVDIDVSDKAALQDGARTFANYCMGCHSAKFQRYERVADDLGIPHDMMLEKLVFTGAKIGDHMNIGMQPADAKTWFGAAPPDLTLVARVRGTDWLYGYLRSFYEDPARPWGVNNKVFPNVGMPNVLVGLQGRQVVGCKQVQIVEDGKKQYDPLTGTPLTHEACDQLTIVPKTGALNEEQFDEKVKNLVTFLAYSANPVKLQHQRIGTYVLLYLAFFFVFAYLLKREYWKDVH; encoded by the coding sequence ATGAAAAAGTTATTTTTTGCTCTGATTTTTGCTGCTCTGCCTGTGCTGTCTTTTGCTGCCGAACATGGTCCGGATCTGGAAAAAGTCGACATCGACGTTTCCGACAAGGCTGCTCTGCAAGATGGTGCGCGAACCTTCGCCAACTATTGCATGGGTTGCCACAGTGCCAAGTTCCAGCGTTACGAGCGCGTTGCCGATGACCTGGGGATCCCGCATGACATGATGCTGGAAAAACTCGTCTTCACCGGTGCCAAGATCGGTGACCACATGAACATCGGCATGCAACCGGCTGACGCCAAGACCTGGTTCGGTGCAGCACCGCCGGACCTGACCCTGGTGGCGCGCGTGCGTGGCACCGACTGGCTCTACGGTTATCTGCGCTCGTTCTACGAAGATCCTGCGCGCCCATGGGGCGTGAACAACAAGGTCTTCCCGAACGTCGGCATGCCTAACGTGCTGGTCGGCCTGCAAGGTCGCCAGGTCGTGGGCTGCAAGCAAGTGCAGATCGTCGAGGATGGCAAGAAGCAATACGATCCGCTGACCGGTACGCCGTTGACGCATGAAGCGTGCGATCAGTTGACCATCGTGCCGAAAACCGGTGCTCTGAACGAAGAGCAGTTCGATGAGAAGGTCAAGAATCTGGTAACCTTCCTGGCTTACTCGGCTAACCCGGTTAAGCTGCAACATCAGCGCATCGGTACTTACGTCTTGCTGTACCTGGCGTTCTTCTTTGTGTTCGCCTATCTGCTCAAGCGTGAATACTGGAAAGACGTGCACTGA
- the rsmI gene encoding 16S rRNA (cytidine(1402)-2'-O)-methyltransferase — MPAFTDHEVCALTAPGPLNSAAGSLYVVATPIGNLDDISARALKILREVALIAAEDTRHSARLMQHFGISTPLAACHEHNERDEGSRFITRLLAGDNVALISDAGTPLISDPGYHLVRQARAAGINVVPVPGACALIAALSAAGLPSDRFIFEGFLPAKSVGRKARLEAVKEEPRTLIFYEAPHRILECLQDMEAVFGGERQALLAREITKTFETLKGLPLAELRAFVEADSNQQRGECVVLVAGWSAPESEDAVSSEAMRVLNLLLEEMPLKRAAALAAQITGERKNVLYQVALDQQKGE; from the coding sequence ATGCCGGCTTTTACCGATCATGAGGTGTGCGCTTTGACTGCTCCAGGTCCTTTGAATTCCGCTGCTGGCTCGCTTTATGTGGTGGCGACGCCCATCGGCAACCTGGACGACATCAGCGCCCGGGCCCTGAAAATCCTCCGCGAAGTGGCGCTGATTGCCGCCGAGGATACGCGGCACTCGGCGCGGTTGATGCAGCACTTCGGCATTTCCACGCCGTTGGCCGCGTGCCACGAACACAACGAACGTGATGAAGGTAGCCGCTTTATTACCCGTTTGCTGGCGGGCGATAACGTCGCGCTGATTTCCGATGCCGGGACGCCGCTGATCTCCGATCCGGGTTATCACCTGGTGCGTCAGGCGCGGGCAGCGGGGATCAATGTGGTGCCGGTGCCGGGTGCCTGTGCATTGATTGCAGCACTGTCAGCGGCAGGTCTGCCCTCCGACCGATTCATCTTCGAAGGTTTCCTGCCGGCCAAGTCGGTGGGGCGCAAGGCGCGTCTGGAAGCGGTCAAGGAAGAGCCGCGCACGCTGATTTTCTACGAGGCCCCGCACCGTATTCTCGAATGCCTGCAGGACATGGAAGCGGTGTTCGGTGGTGAGCGTCAGGCATTGCTGGCCCGGGAAATCACCAAGACGTTCGAAACGCTCAAAGGGTTACCGCTGGCTGAGCTGCGTGCGTTTGTCGAGGCCGACAGCAATCAGCAGCGTGGCGAATGCGTGGTGCTGGTCGCAGGCTGGTCTGCACCGGAGTCCGAAGACGCCGTCAGCAGCGAAGCGATGCGCGTCCTCAATCTGCTGCTCGAAGAGATGCCGCTCAAGCGTGCCGCCGCCCTGGCCGCACAAATCACCGGTGAGCGCAAAAACGTGCTCTATCAGGTCGCACTGGATCAGCAGAAGGGCGAGTAA
- a CDS encoding phosphoheptose isomerase, whose product MDMQSRIRQLFQASIDTKQQAMDVLAPHIEQASQIMVNALLNEGKMLSCGNGGSAGDAQHFSSELLNRFERERPSLPAIALTTDSSTITSIANDYSYNEVFSKQIRALGQPGDVLLAISTSGNSANIIQAIQAAHDREMIVVALTGRDGGGMASLLLPEDVEIRVPANVTARIQEVHLLAIHCLCDLIDSQLFGSEE is encoded by the coding sequence ATGGACATGCAATCCCGAATTCGCCAGCTTTTCCAGGCCAGTATCGACACCAAGCAACAGGCGATGGACGTACTTGCACCGCACATCGAGCAAGCCAGCCAGATCATGGTCAACGCCCTGCTCAACGAAGGCAAAATGCTTTCGTGCGGCAACGGTGGCTCTGCCGGCGACGCCCAGCACTTCTCCTCGGAGCTGCTCAACCGCTTCGAACGCGAACGCCCGAGCCTGCCGGCCATTGCCCTGACCACCGACAGTTCGACGATCACCTCGATTGCCAACGACTACAGCTACAACGAAGTGTTCTCCAAGCAGATCCGCGCACTCGGGCAACCGGGCGACGTACTGCTGGCGATTTCGACCAGCGGTAACTCGGCGAACATTATTCAGGCGATCCAGGCCGCACATGATCGCGAAATGATTGTCGTAGCATTGACCGGACGCGATGGCGGCGGCATGGCGTCATTGCTATTGCCCGAGGACGTCGAGATTCGCGTACCGGCCAACGTCACTGCACGTATTCAGGAAGTCCACCTGCTGGCGATCCATTGCCTTTGCGATCTGATCGACAGCCAACTGTTCGGGAGTGAAGAATGA